The nucleotide sequence GAGCAGGAGCGCTCCGGCGTCACCGCGCACACGCGCGGCCCGCAGGGCACCTGGTGGCGGGGCAGCCATCTGGTCGGCTGCGACGGCCCCCGCTCCACGGTCCGCAAGCTGCTGGACATCCGCTTCCCCGGCCGGACCGCGGTGGAACGGCACGCGGTCGCCACCCTGCGCGTCGAACTTCCCTGGGAAGGCCAGGCATTGCTGCACCGGACGCCGCCGTGGCGGTCCTCCGGGCACCCCTCCAGCGAGGTCAGCGCCCGGCCGCTCCCGGACGGCACCTGGCGCCTGGACTGGCTGCTGCCGTCCGGCAAGGACCTGATCACGCCCGAGTTCCTGGTGAGCAACGTCCGCAAGACACTGGCGGGCTGGACCGGCGGCGCGACCCCGGCCTACGAGCTCCTCGACACCGGTGTGCACGCCGTGCACCACCGCCTGGCCCGCCGCTGGCGCGTCGGCCGGGTGTTCCTCGCCGGGGACGCCGCCCACTTGCTGGGCGCGCTCGGCACGCAGGGGCTGGACGAGGGGCTGCGGGACGCCGACAACCTCGCCTGGAAGCTGGCCGTCTCCTGGCACCACGGCCCGCACGAGGCGCTGCTCGACAGCTACCAGGCGGAACGGCGCGCAGTGGTCGCCGCCCGGCTGCGGGCCGCCGACCAGTTGCTGCCGGTGCTGCGCGGCACGGGCGGGCTGCGCGGCTACGTGCCCGGCGCGACCCGGAACCAGGACACCCTCATGACGGACGGTCACCTGGGACGCGGGGCGCTCGGCGAACCGGGGGCGTACGCCGACTCGCCGCTCGCGCCCCGGTACCTGGAGGGCGAGATCCCGGTCGACACCGGTCCGGGCGCCCCCGTCACCGATGTACGGGTCACCGCGGAGGACGGCTCCTTCGTCCGCCTGCGCGACCGGATGGGCCGGGGCGCACTGCTCGTCGTGCTGATCGCGCCGGGCACGGGGGTGTGGGACCGCAAGCACTGGATGTCCGCCGGGGTGATGCCGCGGCTGGCGGCCGCGGTGACCGCGCTGCCGCACCGGTCGGAGCTGCTGGTGGCGGAGAACTATCCGGGAGCCCCGGCGCACAGCGTGCTCCTGGTGCGTCCGGACGGCCATCTGGTCACCGCGCTCAGCGGGGTCCGGCCCGCCGATCTGTACGCGGCGGCGGAGGCCACGCTGGGCGGCGCGGTGCCGCTGGAGGACGCGCTGAAGGAGGAGGCGGAGGCGGGTTCGGGGGTGCGCTGACCCCGGGTCCGGGCCCTGGCTGTCCACATGATGACGACCGATTGACCGGAGTGCGGCGGCATGCTGTACTCCGGATCGTGACCGACACCCGTGTACGCCTGTGGCGGAGGGTCCATATGGACCTGCTCCGCTACGCGGGCTGCGTGTGTCGTCCGTCCTGCTGAATTCGCATCCCCCTTTTCCGGGCGCCGTCGTGCGCCCGTTCGGCGAACCATCTTCAGGACGGTGCACGTGTCTGTCTCCCCCCTCGCCTCCCCCACGCCCACCTCGGCCCCCGGCCAGGCCGAACTGCTCGACTTCGTCCGGCGCGCCGCCGCCGACGCGGAACTGATCGCCTCTCTCCCGCTCGACCCCGAGGGCCGCACCTGGCTCCGGCTGGAGGGTCCGGGCGGCAGCGAGGCGTGGCTGATCGGCTGGCCGCCCGGCACCGGCACGGGCTGGCACGACCACGCCGACTCGGTCGGCGCCTTCCTCACCGCGTCGGGCGAACTGCACGAGAACTCGCTGGCCGCCCGGCTGCCCACGGACGGCTGGCGGACCCTCGAACTCACCGAGGACGTCGACCGCGAACGCTGGCTGCCCTCCGGTCAGGGCCGCGCGTTCGGCCGGCACCATGTGCACGAGGTGTACAACGACTCCCCCGACCGGCACGCGGTCTCCGTCCACGCCTACTACCCGCCGCTGCCGCGCATCCGCCGCTACAGCCGCACCGGGCAGGTGCTCCGGCTGGAGCAGGTCGAGCGGCCGGAGGACTGGCAGTGAGCGGCGACGCACTGCGCCCGGTCGGGATCGACGAACTGCTGGACCGGGTC is from Streptomyces seoulensis and encodes:
- a CDS encoding FAD-dependent monooxygenase, which encodes MDPVIIVGAGPVGLTLALALARQEVPSVVLDETGGKDEPRPARTVVLREDTTALLERLTAFPLGELGLRWAGWRSQRRRQVVSEIAFAADDPAPLHIEQHVLSAALRAAVDAEPLIKVALDSRLDALEQERSGVTAHTRGPQGTWWRGSHLVGCDGPRSTVRKLLDIRFPGRTAVERHAVATLRVELPWEGQALLHRTPPWRSSGHPSSEVSARPLPDGTWRLDWLLPSGKDLITPEFLVSNVRKTLAGWTGGATPAYELLDTGVHAVHHRLARRWRVGRVFLAGDAAHLLGALGTQGLDEGLRDADNLAWKLAVSWHHGPHEALLDSYQAERRAVVAARLRAADQLLPVLRGTGGLRGYVPGATRNQDTLMTDGHLGRGALGEPGAYADSPLAPRYLEGEIPVDTGPGAPVTDVRVTAEDGSFVRLRDRMGRGALLVVLIAPGTGVWDRKHWMSAGVMPRLAAAVTALPHRSELLVAENYPGAPAHSVLLVRPDGHLVTALSGVRPADLYAAAEATLGGAVPLEDALKEEAEAGSGVR
- a CDS encoding putative leader peptide, encoding MTDTRVRLWRRVHMDLLRYAGCVCRPSC
- a CDS encoding cysteine dioxygenase, producing MSVSPLASPTPTSAPGQAELLDFVRRAAADAELIASLPLDPEGRTWLRLEGPGGSEAWLIGWPPGTGTGWHDHADSVGAFLTASGELHENSLAARLPTDGWRTLELTEDVDRERWLPSGQGRAFGRHHVHEVYNDSPDRHAVSVHAYYPPLPRIRRYSRTGQVLRLEQVERPEDWQ